A section of the Paenibacillus yonginensis genome encodes:
- a CDS encoding alpha-galactosidase → MTIHYDSGNHIFHLQSKDSSYIFQLVQSGYPAHLYWGPKLDVSRFHTDYLTIERCSFSPNFIREDRTFSFDTLPHEYPSYGTGDFREPALEIRFADGSAISDFRYEGHAIKAGKPELTGLPATYVETKEEADTLELYLKDEPSGLSVVLAFTAFRNIDAITRSVRIENKGTNPAVLERVMSGSVEFADADYEMLQLSGTWTRERHMHTRPLVPGIHRIDSKRGSSSHQQNPFIALLERNAGEDFGEVYGFSLVYSGSFMAQAEVDQYATTRVMLGLQPFGFSWQLEPGETFQTPELVLVRSSEGLGGMSRTYHRLYRTRLCRGVHRDQSRPILINNWEATYFNFNESTIKEIAAAGKELGLELFVLDDGWFGCRDSDDSSLGDWKEDRRKLPNGLKKLGEDINEMGMQFGLWFEPEMVSPDSDLYRAHPDWCLHVDGRSRTLAREQLILDLSRADVCDYIVDSVSSVLASAPITYVKWDMNRNMTEIGSALLPPERQRETAHRYMLGLYNVLERITSKFPHILFESCSGGGGRFDPGMLYYMPQTWTSDDTDAVERLKIQYGTSIVYPASTMGAHVSAVPNHQVHRSTSFETRGHVAMSGNFGYELDLTKLTDEEKRNVKLQVEQYKQLRGLIQFGDFYRLLSPFEGNETAWMFVSEDKKEAFAAYFQVLAGPNAPLRRLKLKGLDPAKAYRLEADGKVYGGDELMYRGLHFKPLEGDFKSLLFILREI, encoded by the coding sequence ATGACCATTCATTACGACTCCGGCAATCATATTTTTCATTTGCAGTCCAAAGATTCCAGCTACATCTTCCAGCTTGTGCAGTCCGGTTATCCGGCTCATTTGTATTGGGGACCGAAGCTGGACGTTTCCCGCTTCCATACGGATTACCTGACGATCGAGCGCTGCTCGTTCAGCCCGAATTTCATTCGCGAGGACCGGACTTTTTCCTTTGATACGCTGCCGCATGAATATCCTTCCTATGGAACGGGGGACTTCCGCGAGCCTGCGCTGGAGATCCGGTTTGCGGACGGATCAGCAATCAGTGACTTCCGTTACGAGGGGCATGCAATCAAGGCGGGCAAACCCGAGTTGACCGGACTTCCGGCCACCTATGTGGAAACCAAAGAGGAAGCCGATACGCTGGAGCTTTATTTGAAGGACGAGCCAAGCGGGCTGTCGGTGGTGCTGGCTTTTACCGCCTTCCGGAATATCGATGCCATTACACGTTCCGTACGGATTGAAAATAAAGGGACAAACCCGGCCGTTCTGGAGCGGGTGATGAGCGGCAGCGTGGAATTCGCCGATGCGGATTACGAAATGCTGCAGCTGTCCGGCACGTGGACACGGGAGCGCCATATGCATACCCGCCCGCTGGTGCCGGGCATTCACCGGATTGACAGCAAACGCGGCTCCAGCAGCCATCAGCAGAATCCATTTATCGCGCTGCTTGAGCGGAATGCCGGTGAGGATTTCGGCGAGGTTTACGGTTTCAGCCTCGTGTACAGCGGCAGCTTTATGGCCCAGGCGGAGGTGGATCAATACGCCACGACCCGGGTCATGCTGGGGCTTCAGCCTTTTGGCTTCAGCTGGCAGCTTGAGCCTGGAGAGACATTTCAGACGCCGGAGCTTGTGCTGGTCCGGTCCTCGGAAGGGCTTGGCGGCATGTCGCGCACTTATCACAGGCTTTACCGGACCCGCCTTTGCCGGGGTGTTCACCGCGATCAAAGCCGGCCGATTCTGATCAATAACTGGGAAGCGACTTATTTCAACTTCAACGAATCGACAATCAAAGAAATCGCCGCTGCCGGCAAAGAATTGGGCCTGGAGCTGTTTGTGCTCGACGACGGCTGGTTCGGGTGTCGCGACAGCGATGATTCTTCACTGGGCGATTGGAAGGAAGACCGCCGCAAGCTGCCGAACGGCTTAAAGAAGCTGGGCGAAGACATCAACGAAATGGGCATGCAGTTCGGATTGTGGTTCGAGCCGGAAATGGTGTCGCCGGACAGCGATCTGTATAGGGCGCATCCGGACTGGTGCCTGCATGTGGACGGACGCAGCCGCACGCTGGCCAGGGAACAGCTGATTCTTGATCTCAGCCGGGCCGACGTCTGCGATTATATCGTTGACTCTGTAAGCAGCGTCCTGGCTTCTGCACCCATTACTTACGTGAAATGGGACATGAACCGCAACATGACGGAGATCGGCTCCGCCCTGCTGCCGCCTGAACGCCAGCGCGAAACGGCCCACCGATACATGCTAGGTTTGTACAATGTGCTGGAACGGATCACCTCGAAATTCCCGCATATTCTGTTCGAAAGCTGCTCTGGCGGAGGCGGAAGATTTGATCCGGGCATGCTGTATTACATGCCGCAAACATGGACCAGCGACGATACGGATGCCGTGGAACGCCTGAAAATCCAATATGGCACCAGCATCGTGTACCCGGCCAGCACTATGGGCGCGCATGTATCCGCCGTGCCGAACCATCAGGTGCACCGCAGCACGTCGTTTGAAACCCGCGGCCATGTGGCGATGTCCGGCAACTTCGGCTACGAGCTGGATCTGACCAAGCTGACGGACGAGGAGAAACGGAACGTCAAACTCCAGGTCGAGCAATACAAGCAGCTTCGGGGATTGATCCAGTTTGGCGATTTCTACCGACTGCTCAGTCCGTTCGAAGGGAATGAAACGGCCTGGATGTTTGTGTCCGAGGATAAAAAAGAAGCGTTCGCCGCCTACTTCCAGGTGCTGGCCGGCCCGAATGCGCCGCTTCGCCGCCTAAAGCTGAAAGGTCTGGATCCGGCCAAGGCTTATCGCCTGGAAGCGGACGGCAAAGTGTACGGCGGGGACGAGCTGATGTATCGGGGCCTGCATTTTAAGCCGCTTGAAGGAGATTTCAAGAGCTTACTGTTTATCCTGCGCGAAATTTAA
- a CDS encoding L-lactate dehydrogenase — MRKGTRRVAIVGAGMVGSGCAYSMINQSICDEIMIIDRTYDKAVAQALDLSHCMEFTSTRTKVYAGTLEDCTDMDVIILTAGRNPKGMQSRLALLEDAKAITKDIIDRIMASGFDGVFVVAANPVDIVTYLVREISGLPRGRVLGTGTSIDSSRLKTLLSEVFSIDPRSVQGYALGEHGDSQFVAWSHVTIGGKPILHILEQHKERFKAFNLETIEQRTKDAGWEIFTRKGNTQFGIGNALAYITRSILNDEHKIIAVSAILDGEYGQQDLSIGVPAIVGKGGIQEILELNLSTGEEQKFRQSCRVIKDNIMKLAETV, encoded by the coding sequence ATGAGAAAAGGAACTAGAAGAGTAGCAATCGTAGGGGCAGGCATGGTCGGCTCCGGCTGTGCTTATTCGATGATTAACCAGTCGATCTGCGATGAAATTATGATTATCGACCGCACTTATGATAAGGCGGTGGCGCAGGCGCTTGATTTGTCGCATTGCATGGAGTTTACTTCGACGCGCACCAAGGTTTATGCAGGAACGTTGGAGGATTGCACCGACATGGATGTCATTATTTTAACGGCGGGCCGAAATCCGAAAGGCATGCAGTCGCGGCTTGCCTTGCTTGAGGATGCCAAGGCCATCACGAAGGATATTATCGATCGGATCATGGCCAGCGGCTTTGATGGTGTGTTTGTGGTCGCTGCCAATCCGGTCGACATCGTCACCTATCTGGTACGTGAAATTTCCGGGCTGCCGCGCGGCCGGGTGCTTGGAACGGGGACCTCGATCGATTCCTCCCGGCTCAAAACATTGCTGTCCGAAGTGTTCTCCATCGATCCCCGCAGCGTGCAGGGCTATGCGCTTGGCGAACACGGCGATTCCCAATTTGTGGCCTGGTCGCATGTGACGATTGGAGGCAAACCGATTCTGCACATTCTGGAGCAGCATAAAGAGCGGTTTAAAGCCTTTAATCTTGAGACGATTGAGCAGCGGACCAAAGATGCCGGATGGGAGATTTTTACCCGGAAGGGCAATACGCAGTTCGGCATCGGCAATGCTTTAGCTTACATCACCCGCTCGATTCTGAATGACGAGCATAAAATTATTGCCGTTTCCGCGATTTTGGACGGCGAATATGGGCAGCAGGATCTTAGCATCGGCGTGCCGGCGATTGTTGGCAAAGGCGGCATTCAGGAAATTCTGGAGCTGAACCTGTCGACTGGCGAGGAGCAAAAGTTCCGGCAGTCGTGCCGGGTCATCAAAGACAATATAATGAAGCTGGCGGAGACAGTTTGA
- the ald gene encoding alanine dehydrogenase, translated as MRVGIPKEIKNNENRIAITPAGVDTLVRAGHEVWIERAAGQGSGFADEEYLAKGAHVAESAAEVWSRAEMIMKVKEPLPEEYGFFREGLILFTYLHLAPEPELTRALVESGVHAVAYETVQLEDGSLPLLTPMSEVAGRMAVQIGAQFLEKPYGGKGILLAGVPGVAPAEVVIVGGGVVGTNAAKIALGMGAKVTLLDLNASRLRYLDEIFGGRLTTVMSSPYNLEHAVAKADLVIGAVLIPGARAPKLVKEYMVQQMSEGSVIVDVAIDQGGSVETIDRVTTHANPTYTKHGVIHYAVANMPGAVARTSTLALTNVTMPYALQIANLGLADSVRSNRALAKGVNVSAGQVTNEAVALSLGYAYMPAEEILGARMKG; from the coding sequence ATGCGGGTAGGGATTCCAAAGGAGATCAAAAATAACGAAAATCGTATTGCCATTACGCCGGCAGGCGTAGATACGTTGGTTCGTGCCGGGCATGAGGTCTGGATCGAAAGAGCGGCAGGCCAGGGCAGCGGCTTTGCGGACGAGGAATATCTGGCCAAAGGAGCCCATGTAGCAGAGAGTGCCGCGGAAGTTTGGTCGCGCGCCGAGATGATCATGAAGGTCAAAGAACCCCTGCCCGAGGAATACGGGTTCTTCCGTGAAGGCTTGATTCTATTCACTTATCTTCACCTGGCTCCAGAGCCCGAATTGACGCGAGCCCTGGTAGAAAGCGGGGTCCATGCCGTAGCCTATGAAACGGTCCAGCTTGAGGATGGTTCGCTGCCGCTGCTTACGCCGATGAGCGAGGTGGCCGGGCGGATGGCCGTGCAGATCGGAGCTCAGTTTCTGGAGAAGCCGTACGGAGGGAAAGGCATTTTGCTGGCCGGCGTTCCGGGAGTAGCTCCGGCAGAAGTGGTGATTGTAGGCGGCGGCGTCGTGGGAACCAATGCAGCCAAAATTGCGCTGGGCATGGGGGCAAAAGTGACGCTGCTTGACCTTAATGCAAGCCGGCTCCGTTATTTGGATGAAATTTTCGGCGGACGTTTAACGACGGTTATGTCGAGTCCGTATAACCTTGAGCATGCTGTAGCCAAAGCGGATCTGGTTATAGGAGCGGTGCTGATTCCGGGTGCGCGTGCGCCAAAGCTGGTCAAAGAATATATGGTGCAGCAAATGAGCGAAGGTTCCGTGATCGTGGATGTGGCGATTGATCAGGGCGGTTCAGTAGAGACGATTGACCGGGTAACAACCCATGCGAACCCGACGTATACGAAACATGGCGTCATTCATTACGCTGTAGCCAATATGCCTGGGGCGGTGGCGCGGACCTCCACGCTGGCTCTGACCAATGTCACGATGCCTTATGCGCTTCAAATTGCTAATCTCGGTCTGGCGGACAGCGTCCGCAGCAACCGGGCTTTGGCCAAAGGGGTCAACGTGTCGGCAGGCCAAGTAACTAATGAAGCTGTAGCGCTCAGTCTTGGATATGCCTATATGCCGGCTGAGGAAATTCTGGGAGCCCGAATGAAGGGGTGA
- a CDS encoding DNA polymerase IV — protein MKTERVIMLADGQSFYASVEKAGRPDLKNKPVAVGDPSRRSGIILAACPIAKSRGITTAERVGEALAKCPDLVVIRPRMQTYIAVSLLITEIFESFTDQVEPYSIDEQFLDVTGSIPYFGPPEEIARQIQTRVLLSTGVWTRCGIGPSKILAKMATDNFAKKKPEGIFKLDAANIETELWQLPVHQMFMTASRMTRHFKRMGLHQIGDIARLDLGDFKRRMRQEMGKQSDIQAEYYWQTARGIDPSPVVAGIRGRLKSVSHGKALRSSLYRSLEDIEVVLLELVVEVCRRCRRWGYIGRVVTVGAVETDGRRTASFSRQMTLPEATSLSHEVAAAARHIFRKYWRGMSLSRLHVSLTDLTDPGGVQLTLFDDRIKAYRLEQAADLIKDRYGSDAIVSASSLLESGVARERAGQIGGHYK, from the coding sequence GTGAAGACGGAGCGTGTCATTATGCTGGCAGACGGGCAGTCGTTTTATGCCTCGGTGGAGAAGGCGGGCAGGCCTGATCTGAAAAACAAACCGGTAGCGGTAGGGGATCCTTCCCGTCGCTCCGGCATCATCCTTGCAGCCTGCCCGATCGCCAAATCGCGGGGCATAACTACTGCCGAACGGGTAGGGGAGGCGCTTGCCAAATGTCCGGACCTGGTGGTAATCCGTCCGCGGATGCAAACCTATATCGCCGTCTCTCTATTGATTACGGAAATTTTTGAATCGTTTACGGATCAGGTCGAGCCTTATTCGATTGATGAGCAGTTCCTGGATGTAACAGGGTCCATTCCTTATTTTGGTCCACCGGAAGAGATCGCCCGGCAAATCCAGACGCGTGTGCTGCTCTCAACGGGTGTCTGGACCCGGTGCGGAATCGGCCCAAGCAAGATTTTGGCCAAGATGGCGACGGACAATTTTGCCAAAAAGAAACCGGAGGGCATATTTAAACTGGATGCCGCCAATATTGAAACCGAGCTCTGGCAGCTGCCTGTGCACCAAATGTTTATGACGGCCTCCCGCATGACCCGGCATTTTAAACGAATGGGGCTGCATCAGATTGGAGATATCGCCAGGCTGGATCTAGGGGATTTCAAACGCCGCATGCGCCAGGAAATGGGCAAGCAAAGCGACATTCAGGCAGAATATTACTGGCAGACGGCAAGAGGCATCGACCCGAGCCCGGTAGTGGCCGGTATACGGGGCAGGCTGAAATCAGTCAGCCATGGCAAAGCGCTGCGCAGCAGCTTGTACCGGAGCCTCGAAGACATCGAGGTTGTGCTGCTGGAGCTGGTCGTGGAGGTATGCCGCCGCTGCAGAAGATGGGGGTATATCGGGCGAGTAGTGACGGTAGGAGCAGTCGAGACGGATGGCCGCCGTACAGCATCGTTCAGCCGTCAGATGACGCTTCCGGAGGCAACGTCCCTTTCTCATGAGGTGGCTGCGGCTGCCCGGCATATTTTCCGCAAGTATTGGAGGGGAATGTCCCTCAGCCGTTTGCATGTTTCACTTACGGATCTGACTGATCCTGGTGGGGTGCAGCTTACTCTTTTTGATGACCGGATCAAGGCTTATAGACTGGAACAAGCGGCCGACCTGATTAAAGACCGATACGGCAGCGATGCTATTGTCAGCGCATCTTCCTTGCTGGAATCTGGGGTTGCCAGGGAAAGAGCCGGACAAATTGGGGGGCATTACAAATGA
- a CDS encoding sporulation protein YjcZ, whose amino-acid sequence MTYGAGCGPVGGGLWTSTGAILVLFILLVIITRSFGFVY is encoded by the coding sequence ATGACTTATGGAGCAGGTTGCGGCCCGGTAGGCGGCGGACTCTGGACTTCCACTGGAGCGATCTTGGTTCTGTTCATTCTCCTCGTAATTATCACTCGCAGCTTTGGATTCGTTTACTAA
- the map gene encoding type I methionyl aminopeptidase, giving the protein MIRLKKPEEIEQMKMANFIVADCHREIAKLIEPGITTLEINDFVARHITKLGGKQFTKGYNGFPAETCASVNDVIAHGFPNRTPLKEGDIVKMDIVAEYDGWFGDSAWCYAVGEISENARKLMEVTKECLYLGIEQALPGKRLGDIGHAIQVHAESSGFSVVRDLLAHGIGRALHEEPNFEHVGQPGKGLLLKEGMVLTIEPMINEGTFRITIDEDEWTARTADGRLSAQYEHTVAITADGPLILTAQ; this is encoded by the coding sequence ATGATCCGATTGAAGAAACCGGAAGAAATTGAACAAATGAAAATGGCGAATTTTATTGTGGCCGACTGCCACCGGGAAATTGCGAAGCTGATTGAGCCGGGCATTACCACGCTGGAAATCAATGATTTCGTAGCCCGCCATATTACAAAGCTTGGAGGCAAGCAGTTTACGAAAGGTTATAACGGATTTCCCGCTGAAACCTGCGCTTCGGTTAATGATGTGATAGCCCACGGCTTCCCGAATCGTACCCCGTTAAAGGAAGGGGATATCGTCAAAATGGATATCGTAGCTGAATATGATGGCTGGTTTGGGGATTCCGCCTGGTGTTACGCGGTCGGCGAGATCAGCGAGAATGCGCGAAAATTGATGGAGGTCACCAAGGAATGTCTGTACCTGGGGATTGAGCAGGCGCTTCCGGGCAAACGTCTGGGCGATATTGGACATGCCATCCAGGTTCATGCGGAAAGCAGCGGCTTCTCTGTAGTCCGGGATTTGCTGGCCCATGGAATTGGACGTGCGCTCCATGAAGAGCCGAACTTTGAACATGTCGGCCAGCCAGGCAAAGGGCTGCTGCTAAAGGAAGGAATGGTACTGACGATTGAGCCGATGATTAATGAGGGCACGTTCCGGATTACCATCGACGAGGACGAATGGACGGCCCGGACGGCAGACGGCCGCTTGTCCGCCCAATATGAACATACGGTAGCGATTACGGCAGACGGGCCTCTGATTTTGACAGCTCAGTAG
- a CDS encoding stage VI sporulation protein F, with product MGYQQFGISQQLVQRVKLKMKNPVVKDRIKKLVENVNKADLQDPAKVRRLVKSASVILNERLTSVQEEQMTQFVLAQRIDPKNTFHLIKLWGMFR from the coding sequence TTGGGTTATCAGCAGTTTGGGATCAGCCAGCAGCTTGTGCAGCGGGTAAAGCTGAAGATGAAAAATCCGGTGGTGAAGGACCGGATCAAGAAGCTTGTGGAGAATGTGAATAAAGCGGATCTGCAGGATCCTGCCAAAGTCCGCCGGCTTGTAAAAAGCGCTTCGGTTATACTTAACGAACGTTTGACCAGTGTGCAGGAAGAGCAGATGACGCAATTTGTGCTTGCACAGCGAATCGATCCGAAGAATACGTTCCACCTGATCAAGTTGTGGGGCATGTTCCGCTAA
- the recG gene encoding ATP-dependent DNA helicase RecG, producing the protein MLLNEIPVKKVSGVSALKEGELHAFHIFTVADLLEYYPFRYEDYRLRPLSEVQDGEKATVQAKVFGLPVLQRYGKKSRLTCKMMADDWMFTATWFNRHFLKEQLTPGREVTLTGKWDMRRMQLTVSDSEFPDQGASRSGSLQPVYSVGGNITQAWMRKTIKQALMQYGEMIPEILPQELVQQYGLMARSRAIQRIHQPVDNEEGQQARRRMVYEELFLFQLKLQVYRAMNQQRQDGVQHTVDNATMREFVRSLPFELTDAQKKVELEILQDMRSPYCMNRLLQGDVGSGKTVVAALALYAAVKSGYQGALMVPTEILAEQHARSLAKLFEPFGITVGLLTGSITGRKRKDLLASLQMGLTDIVVGTHALIQEDVFFRALGLVVTDEQHRFGVNQRSILRRKGYNPDVLTMTATPIPRTLAITAFGDMDVSTLSERPAGRKPISTYWVKHGMMDRVLGFINREISQGRQAYLICPLIEESDKLDVQNAIDLFVSMQQAFPDFQVGLLHGRMTPAEKEEAMRLFYANETQLLVSTTVVEVGVDVPNATLMIVMDADRFGLSQLHQLRGRVGRGEHASYCVLIADPKSEVGQERMRVMTETDDGFEVARRDLELRGPGDFFGTKQSGVPEFRIADMVSDFAVLEAARDDAAELVREPAFWTSPAYLPLREYLQREQILQGELID; encoded by the coding sequence ATGCTGTTAAACGAAATTCCTGTAAAAAAAGTCAGCGGCGTGAGTGCTCTCAAAGAAGGGGAGCTTCACGCCTTTCATATCTTTACGGTAGCCGATTTGCTGGAATATTATCCATTCCGTTATGAGGATTACCGGCTTAGGCCGCTGAGCGAGGTGCAGGACGGCGAGAAAGCGACCGTGCAGGCCAAGGTGTTTGGTCTGCCGGTCCTGCAGCGCTACGGCAAGAAATCCAGGTTGACCTGCAAAATGATGGCGGACGACTGGATGTTCACGGCCACCTGGTTTAACCGCCATTTCCTGAAGGAGCAGCTGACGCCCGGGCGGGAGGTAACGCTGACCGGCAAATGGGATATGCGCCGGATGCAGCTGACCGTCTCGGATTCGGAGTTTCCGGATCAGGGGGCAAGCCGCAGCGGCAGCCTGCAGCCGGTCTATTCGGTAGGCGGGAACATAACGCAGGCCTGGATGCGCAAGACGATCAAGCAGGCGCTGATGCAATACGGCGAGATGATCCCGGAGATTCTGCCGCAGGAGCTTGTGCAGCAATATGGTCTGATGGCGCGCAGCCGGGCGATTCAGCGCATCCACCAGCCGGTGGATAACGAGGAAGGCCAGCAGGCGCGGCGGCGGATGGTGTACGAGGAGTTATTCCTGTTTCAACTGAAGCTGCAGGTGTACCGGGCAATGAATCAGCAGCGCCAGGATGGGGTACAGCATACGGTCGATAATGCAACGATGCGCGAGTTCGTGCGCAGCCTGCCCTTTGAGCTGACGGACGCGCAGAAGAAGGTGGAGCTGGAGATCCTGCAGGATATGCGCTCTCCTTACTGCATGAACCGCTTGCTGCAGGGCGATGTAGGCTCCGGCAAAACAGTGGTGGCGGCTTTGGCACTGTATGCGGCCGTCAAATCGGGATATCAGGGCGCGCTTATGGTCCCGACGGAAATTTTGGCCGAGCAGCATGCCCGCTCTCTGGCGAAATTGTTTGAGCCGTTTGGGATTACGGTAGGTCTGCTTACGGGCAGCATTACAGGGCGCAAAAGAAAAGACCTGCTCGCTTCGCTGCAGATGGGACTGACCGATATTGTGGTCGGCACCCATGCGCTGATTCAGGAGGATGTGTTCTTTAGGGCGCTGGGTCTTGTGGTTACGGATGAGCAGCACCGCTTTGGCGTCAACCAGCGCAGCATTCTGCGGCGCAAAGGTTATAATCCGGACGTGCTGACGATGACGGCAACGCCGATTCCACGCACGCTGGCGATTACGGCTTTCGGCGACATGGACGTCTCCACCTTGTCCGAACGTCCGGCAGGCCGCAAGCCGATCTCGACTTATTGGGTCAAGCACGGCATGATGGACCGGGTGCTTGGTTTTATCAACCGTGAGATCAGCCAGGGGCGGCAGGCTTACCTGATCTGTCCGCTGATCGAGGAATCGGACAAGCTGGATGTGCAGAATGCGATTGATTTATTTGTTTCGATGCAGCAGGCGTTCCCGGACTTTCAAGTAGGGCTGCTGCACGGGCGGATGACGCCGGCGGAGAAAGAAGAAGCGATGCGTCTGTTCTACGCGAACGAAACGCAGCTGCTCGTTTCGACGACGGTCGTCGAGGTCGGCGTAGACGTGCCGAATGCGACGCTGATGATCGTCATGGACGCCGACCGGTTCGGGCTGTCGCAGCTGCACCAGCTGCGCGGCCGGGTCGGGCGGGGAGAGCACGCGTCTTATTGCGTGCTCATCGCGGATCCGAAGTCGGAGGTGGGTCAGGAGCGCATGCGCGTCATGACCGAAACGGACGACGGCTTCGAGGTGGCCCGGCGGGACCTGGAGCTGCGCGGTCCCGGCGATTTCTTCGGCACGAAGCAGAGCGGTGTGCCGGAGTTCCGAATCGCGGACATGGTCAGCGATTTCGCGGTGCTGGAGGCGGCGAGGGACGACGCCGCCGAGCTGGTGCGGGAGCCGGCGTTCTGGACGTCGCCGGCTTATCTGCCGCTGCGGGAATACCTGCAGCGGGAGCAGATTTTGCAGGGCGAGCTGATCGACTAG
- a CDS encoding DegV family protein, producing MAKPVIVTDSTADVPKSIVEAYGIHVIPMVVRFGEDSYREGIDLTAGEFYERLEREKELPTTSQTSPSQYMEVFRGLLEANPDSAVISIHLSSGMSGTYQASMLGKEMLEEELGHPVDVHVVDSRCASYGFGMLVTAAARMAEEGADTASILKEVERLRQVRHLYFMVDTLEYLQKGGRIGRATALLGTLLNIKPILSVGEDGVIYSVDKARGRKKAIARMMELFRKDFGEVKDIHAALADSANPEGAEEILAELRNHFTLHEVVRTDIGAVVGAHVGRGTVAVFCWPARD from the coding sequence ATGGCGAAACCCGTTATCGTGACAGACAGCACAGCCGATGTACCCAAATCTATCGTTGAAGCTTACGGGATTCATGTCATTCCGATGGTGGTCCGGTTTGGTGAGGACTCTTATCGTGAAGGAATCGATCTGACGGCAGGCGAATTCTATGAACGGCTGGAGCGTGAGAAGGAGCTGCCGACCACGTCCCAAACTTCGCCTTCGCAATATATGGAGGTGTTCCGGGGGCTGCTGGAAGCCAATCCAGACAGCGCTGTGATTTCCATTCACCTTTCTTCCGGGATGAGCGGGACTTATCAGGCTTCTATGCTTGGCAAAGAAATGCTCGAAGAAGAGCTTGGACATCCGGTGGACGTGCATGTAGTCGACTCCAGGTGCGCAAGCTACGGCTTCGGCATGCTGGTCACAGCCGCGGCCCGCATGGCGGAAGAAGGGGCGGACACGGCTTCGATTCTCAAGGAAGTCGAACGGTTGCGGCAGGTCCGGCATCTGTATTTTATGGTCGATACGCTGGAATATCTGCAGAAAGGCGGCCGGATTGGCCGGGCTACCGCGCTGCTGGGGACGCTGCTGAACATCAAACCGATTCTTTCGGTAGGCGAAGACGGTGTTATTTATTCGGTGGACAAAGCCAGGGGGCGGAAGAAAGCGATCGCTCGCATGATGGAGCTGTTCCGCAAAGACTTTGGCGAGGTGAAAGATATCCATGCGGCGCTCGCCGATTCGGCCAACCCGGAGGGAGCCGAAGAAATTTTGGCGGAGCTGCGGAATCATTTTACGCTGCATGAGGTGGTTCGAACAGATATCGGCGCCGTCGTTGGCGCTCATGTTGGGCGCGGGACGGTTGCTGTATTTTGCTGGCCAGCGAGGGATTAG